The following nucleotide sequence is from Catonella massiliensis.
TAACGCTGAGACAAAGAAGATTTCACTTTCTATCAAGGCTCTTTTAGCCGGAACAGAGGAGAAAGAAGAGAAAGCTTCTGATGATTCTGAAGATAGCCAGGCAGAATAATTTGTCAGGTTTTGCTCAGCTTATGCAGTTAGATCTGTATGAGCTGGGCATTTTTAATGTGACAGGAAATTTCTCCAAAATTACCTGTCACATTAAAATAATGATATACACTTTTAGTACTTATAACTCGAATAATATACGAACATGGAGGTAAGTATGAGCGATTACGAGAGTTTTAAAAAGCAGATATATACCTTGTCTTCGATTGATTTGGATGCTTATAAAGAGAAACAGATGAAGAGAAGGATAGATTCTCTTATTGCAAAAAATGGATTTAAGACTTATGATGATTATGTAAAAGGATTGAAGACTGATAAAGACCTTTATGATGCGTTTATAAACTATCTAACTATAAATGTATCTGAATTTTGGCGCAATCCTGAGCAGTGGGCTATCCTTGAGAAAGACATAATTCCTTATCTTATGAAGAAGGATGGAAAGAATATTAAAATATGGAGTGCTGCCTGCTCTACAGGTGATGAACCATATTCACTTGTTATGTTGCTTCTAAAATTTGTTCCACTTAACCAGATTAAGATAATTGCTACAGACATAGACAATCAGGTGCTCGAGAAGGCTAAAATGGGAGTGTACAGCTATAATAGTGTGAAGGGCTTACCTAAGGAACTTCTAGAAAAGCATTTCACCAAGCTTACAGCTACTTCTTACAAGATTAATGATGATATTAAGTCAAGAGTTGAATTTAAGAAGCATAATCTCCTTAAAGATCCTTATCCAACAGGCTGTTCTATGATAGTTTGCAGAAATGTAGTAATATATTTTACGGATGAAGCTAAAAATGAGGTATTTAAGAAGTTTCATTCAGTCCTAAAGCCTGAAGGTGTGCTCTTTGTAGGAAGTACAGAGCAGATTATTCAGTCAGCTGCTATAGGATTTAAACCACAGTATTCGTTTTTCTACATCAAACAGTAAATAATAGATAGGTGGTAAAAATAAATATGATTAAAGTTGCATTGGATGTAATGGGTGGCGATAATGCGCCTTATGAGATAGTCAAAGGAGCTGTCCTTGCTGTTAATGAGAATAAGGAGCTTAAGGTTTATCTTGTAGGTCAGAGTGCGGTCGTTCACGATACGCTTAACAGATTAAGAGGCGAAGGCCTCGAAATCAACATGAATGCACTTGAAATAATAGAGGCGTCTGAGGTTATTACAAATGATGAGGCACCGGTTATGGCAATCAGAAAGAAGAAGGACTCATCGATTTCTGTTGCAATGAGGCTAGTGAAGGAAGAAAAGGCAGATGCCTTCGTTTCTGCTGGTTCTACAGGGGCTGTTCTTGTAGGAGGACAGCTAGTTGTCGGAAGGCTTAAGGGAGTTGAGCGTTCTCCTCTTGCATCACTTATCCCAACGCAAAAGGGTGTATCTTTGCTGATTGACTGTGGAGCCAATGTGGATTCAAGGTCTGCTCACCTTATTCAGTATGCCGTTATGGGTTCAATATATATGGAAAATGTAATCGGTATTAAGAACCCTAAGGTTGCCATAGTGAATGTCGGTGTAGAAGAAGAGAAAGGAAATGCGCTTGTAAAGGAAACCTTCCCGCTGCTCAAATCCCGTTCAGATATTAACTTTGTAGGTAGTATTGAATCAAGACAGATTCCTTACGGAGATGCGGATGTAATAGTGTGTGATGCCTTTGTAGGTAATGCTATATTAAAGCTTTTTGAAGGAGTTGCTGCAGTTCTTCTTGAAGAAATCAAGAAGGGACTTTTAAGTACTACTATGAGTAAGATAGGAGCCATGCTATCAAAAAAGGCACTTAAAAACACATTGTCTATGTTTGATGCTACTAAACATGGCGGAGCCCCTATGCTTGGACTTAATGGACTTGTAGTTAAGACTCACGGCAATGCAACACATAACGAAATTAAAAATGCTCTTATTCAGTGTATCAGCTTTAAAAATCAGGGAATTAACGATAAAATAAAGCAGTACTTATCAGAATAAGATGTAATAAAGGAGGAAATATGGAACTGGATAAAATTAAAGAAATTGTTGCAGGAGTACTTCATGTGGATGAAAACAGTATAACTGCAGACACAAAATTTGTAGATGATTTGGGTGCAGACTCACTTGATCTTACATCAATCGTTATGGAGATAGAGGAACAGTTTGGAATTGAAATTCCTGATGACGCTATTGCTTCTATCGTAACGGTTGGCGATGCTGTAGAAAAGCTTGAAGAAGCTAGCGAAAGGTAAATAATACCAAAGTTTGATGCCCCGCCATATGTTTGCGGGGTATTTCATTTTAGAAGGGGGAAAATAACTTGAGTTTATTTATTAAACCTGAGAAAGCCGATAAAATCGAACAAACAATAGGATATGAGTTTAAGGATAGAAAGCTCCTTACTAATGCATTTTCTCATAGTTCATTTGTAAACGAAAAGCATCTTTCCAAGTCTGACTGCAACGAGAGAATGGAATTTTTGGGAGATGCGGTATTGGAACTGGCAACGAGTGAATTCCTGTTTAACAGACATAAGGATATGCAGGAGGGTGAGTTAACAAAGCTTCGTGCAAGGCTTGTGTGTGAGCAGGCTCTAGCCTACAGTGCCAGAGAAATGGATTTGTCTGATTATTTGCTTTTAGGACATGGAGAGGCTATAACAGGTGGCAGAAATAGGGATTCTATACTTTCTGACGCACTTGAAGCTCTTATAGGGGCGATTTATCTTGACGGTGGTCTTACTAATGCGAAAGAGTTTATTGAAAGGCATGTATTAAATGATATTGAACACAAGAAACTCTTTTTTGATAGTAAAACTATCTTTCAGGAGATGGTACAGAGTGAGAATCTAGGTACCATCAAATATAAGCTGCTGGATGAATACGGCCCGGACCACGACAAGAAGTTTAAGGAAGCAGTTTATATTGGCACACGTGAGTATGGTATAGGCGAAGGCCATACAAAGAAGGCGGCAGAACAGGTTGCGGCTTATAATGGAATTTTAAAACTAAAGGCTGAAAGAGGAGAAGATAGCGATGTACCTAAAAAGTGTTGAAATACAGGGGTTCAAATCCTTTGCCAATAAAATTGTCTTTTCCTTTGAAAGTGGCATAACAGGCATAGTTGGACCTAACGGAAGCGGTAAAAGTAATGTTGCTGATGCCGTGAGATGGGTACTTGGTGAGCAGAGTGCAAAGCAGCTTCGTGGAGCAAAGATGGAGGATGTTATCTTCTCAGGTACGGAAATAAGAAAAGCACAGAGCTTTGCCTATGTTGCAATCACCATAGACAATTCAGATAAGGTACTTCCAATAGAATATGAAGAGGTTACAATTGCAAGAAGGGTATACCGTTCAGGAGAAAGTGAATATCTTATTAATGGGCATAACTGCAGGCTTAAAGATGTAAGTGAGCTTTTCCTTGATACAGGTATTGGTAAAGAAGGTTACTCAATTATAGGGCAGGGACAGATTGAGAAGATTATAAGCGGGCGTCCTGAGGACAGGCGTGAGCTTTTTGATGAAGCCGCAGGAATAACCAAGTTTAAGAAAAGAAAAGCTGAATCCATTAAGAATCTGGAAGAGGAAAGCGCTAATCTTGCCAGAGTAAATGATATAATGTCTGAACTTGAAGGGCGGATTGGTCCTCTTGCGAGGCAGGCTGAGGCTGCAAAGTTATATCTTAGTTACAGGGATGACCTAAAGAAATATGAGATTATCAATTTTACCAACGAATATGACCATTTGGCTGATGCTAAATCTAAGGCGGAGTCAGATAAGGCTTTGGCGGAAAACAATCTTAATGAGGCAAATACAAAGTATGAGGGCATAAAGGAAGAGTATGAGAAGCTTGAAGCCTTGTTAAATGAAAAGTCAGGGATGATTGATGAAACTTCAAATCTAATAGCTGAGAATCAGGTTGCAAGAGAGAAGGCTGACGGTGAACTTAAGCTTATAAAGGAGCAGATTAACTCCATAAACAAAAACTCTGAAAACAATGCTGAAAGGCTCAAACAGGCTCAGTTAAAGCTTGATAACAGCACAAAAGAAGAAACCGAAGTGAACCTTAAGCTTAATGAAATTATTACGAAAGAGGATAACTTTGCAAAAGAAGAGTCCGAGCTAAATGAGGAACTGGAGGCTAAACTTGGCTTAAAAGCTAACCTTGAAAAGGAAAAAGAGTATAAGCTTAGCGAAAAGGCAGGAAAAGACAAAGAAAAGGCTGAGGCTGCAGGTCAGATTGAGCTCTATAAGGCAAATCTTGAACAGAATAAGATAAAAAAGCTGGAGCTTAATCAGAAGATACTTAGAAATAAAGAAACAAACGATGGTCTTAAGTCTCAGTATGACTCTGCATCTGAAAAGATTAATGAACTTACTGCAAATCTCTTAAAACTTGAGGCTGTAGAATCTGATGCCAAGGAGCTTATCGAAAAGTTTACAGGAGACAGAGCAAAGAAAGAAAAGGAAGTATCAGATAAGCAAAGGGTTATCCTTGGTGCAAAGGCTACACTTAATTCCCTTATGAATATGGCTGAAAAGTACGATGGATATGGCAATGCCGTAAAGCGTATAATGGAGCATAAGAAGGAAGAAACAGGAATCATAGGTGTTGTTGCTGACATTATAAAGGTTAAGCCAAAGTATGAGACAGCTGTAGAAACTGCAATTGGTGGTGCCATCCAAAATGTAGTCACTGACAAAGAAGCTACTGCAAAGCGAACCATTACCTGGCTTAAAGAAAATAAGCTTGGAAGGGCAACCTTTCTCCCTCTTGATGCTATGACACTTCATAACCCGGGTAACTTCGGCGGTGCACTTAATGAAGAGGGGATAATAGGGGTGGCTGCCTCCCTTGTTGAGTATGAGCCTAAGTATGCAGGTCTTGTAAGCCACATCCTAGGACGTACCCTTGTAGCCGACAATATGGACTCAGCTACAAGAATAGCCAGAAAATACAGGTATTTCTTAAGAATAGTTACCCTGGATGGAGAGCAGCTAAGTCCCGGAGGCTCTATCTCAGGTGGTGCATTTAAAAACTCTAGTAATCTGCTTGGAAGAGCAAGAGAAATTGAGGAGAAGAAGGAGGGACTTGTTTTTCTTGAAAATGAGTATGAAGAGCTTAAAAAGGAGCTTGAAGGCATTAGAGCTTCGCTATCTGATACTAAGCAGAGTCTTGCAATTTACAAGGAAAACATGTCTGAACTTAAGGTTAGCCTTAATACAGAAATAAATGCAAGAAAGCAGCTTGAGCATAGAATATCTGAGACTGAACAAGGGCTTAACGAGATTAAGCTTGATGGTATTAATCTTGATAAAGAGCGTGACTTCACGGAAAAAGAAATAAAAAGACTTAGTGCCATAATTGCTTCTGACGATAAAAATGAAGCGCAGTCTGTAGAACTTGATGATATTATTAAGAAAATTGAAGAGACAGACAGGTCGATAGCTGAGATAAATGCAAAAATAAATCAGTCTAAGATAGCTGAAAGTACTGTACTTACTGAGAAGAACTTCATAAATGAAAATCTTGTAAGAATAAACAGAGATAAGCAATCTGCTGAGGAAGAGATCTCTGAGCTTAAGAAGCAGAACGAAGAAATTGCAGTCAGCCTTAAAGAAAAGCAGACTGAAATCGAGAAGCTTATAAGTGAAATTGAAAACCTCGCTGTAGAAATTGAAGCGGCTGAGAAAAATAAAAAAGCTCTTATTACAGAGAAAGATGCGATATCAGGAAGCCATAAGTCATTCTTTAACAAGCGTGAAGAAATAGCCGAGCTTAGGGCGAGCCTTGATAAAGAAGTGTACAAGCTAGGAGGCATCATAGAAAAGGCTGATGCTAGCCTTGAAGCAATGGTAGGCTATATGCTTGAGGAGTACGGAGTAACGTATTCTGAGGCTGTTAAGAATAAGGTTGATACCGATGAGGAATACACAAGCTTCACCCTTAAGAAGATGATTAACAATCAAAAGAATCTTATAAAAGAGCTTGGAAATGTCAATATAGGAGCTATTGAGGAGTACAGGGAAGTAGGCTCAAGATATGAGCTTCTTAAAACTCAGGCAGAGGACATAATAAAGGCTGAGGATGCCTTAAGGGTGGTTATTGAAGAGCTTGATAGAAGGATGAGAGAGCAGTTTGATGAACGCTTTAAGGACATAAATGAGCAGTTTAATCTTGCCTTTGAAGAGCTGTTCGGAGGTGGTAAGGGGAGGCTTGAGCTTACAGAAGGAGAGGATATACTTGAAGCAGGAATTAAGATAATAGCACAGCCACCGGGAAAGAAACTTCAGAATATGATGCAGCTTTCAGGCGGTGAAAAGGCACTTACTGCTATTGCACTTCTTTTTGCCATTCAGAACCTTAAGCCATCCCCTTTCTGTCTTCTTGATGAGATAGAAGCGGCTCTTGATGACTCCAATGTAACCAGATTTGCGGATTATTTACATAAGCTTACAAAGAACACCCAGTTCATAGTTATTACACATAGAAGAGGTACAATGAATGCCGCAGACGTACTCTACGGTATAACCATGCAGGAAAAGGGTGTATCTACCATGGTTTCGGTTAACCTTATAGATGCTGATATAAAGTAGAAAGGGATGAGATAATGGGATTTTTCAGTAAACTTGCAGAAGGACTTACAAAAACCAGAAACAACATAATGAACAGTGTCTCCAACATCTTTACGGGACACGACATAATAGATGATGATTTTTATGAAGAGCTTGAAGAAACTCTTATAATGGCGGACCTTGGGATAACTACAACCACCTCTGTTATCGAGAATTTAAAGGACAAGGTGAAGGAGTTAAAGATAAAGGATCCTGCTGATTGTAAGAAGTTACTTATGGACAGCCTTAAGGAGCAGATGCAGGTAAAGCCTGATGCTTATGATTTTGAAAATAAAAAGTCTGTTGTCCTTATGATAGGTGTAAACGGAGTAGGTAAGACTACATCTGTAGGAAAGCTTGCAAGCCAGCTTAAGAACTCGGGAAAGAAGGTTCTGGTTGCCGCTGCTGATACTTTTAGGGCGGGAGCCATAGAGCAGCTTACTGAATGGGCAAGACGTTCAGATGTGGAGCTCATTGCACAGAGTGAGGGCAGTGATCCAGCTGCTGTTGTATTTGATGCAGTAAATGCTGCGAAGGCCCGTAATGTAGATGTGCTTATCTGCGATACCGCAGGCCGTCTTCACAATAAGAAGAACCTTATGGACGAGCTTAACAAGATATATAGGATTGTGAGCAAGGAATACCCTGATGCTGCAGTTGAGACTCTTGTAGTTGTAGATGGTACAACAGGTCAGAATGCCAAAGAACAGGCAAGACAGTTCTCAGAAGCAGCTCCTGTAAACGGTATAGTGCTAACCAAGCTTGACGGCACTGCAAAGGGCGGTATAGCAATAGCTATAGAGTCTGAGCTTAGCATACCCGTTAAGTATATTGGAATCGGTGAGAAGATAGATGACTTGCAGAAGTTTGATGCAGAGCAGTTTGTGGAAGCTTTGTTTAATGTCGAACAGTATAACCAATAATTATAGGTAGTATAAAGAGAAACTGCATAGATACGGGGAAATTATACTGGTAAAAGCTGACTTTAAGTGATACAATATCATCAGTCAGCTTAGAGCAGTGAAAAAGAGGCAGTAATTTGCCTCTTTTCTTATCTAAAACAAGAAAGAAAGAGGTAATTATTATGATGACACTGGAGAAATTTGAGGAAGCTGCTGAGGCAGTGAAGAAAGTTGTTAACCCAACAAAGCTTGTGTACAGTGAGTATTTTTCTGCACAAAGTGGTAATAAGGTGTATCTTAAGCCAGAAAATATGCAGTATACAGGTGCTTACAAGGTTAGGGGAGCATACTATAAGATAAGCACTCTTTCTGAAGAAGACAGGAACAAGGGGCTGATTACAGCTTCTGCAGGTAACCACGCTCAAGGTGTGGCTTACGCTGCCAAACTATTTGGTGTAAAAGCGATAGTTGTTATGCCTACAACAACGCCTCTTATTAAGGTAAACCGCACCAAGTCCTACGGTGCAGAGGTAATTCTATATGGTGATATCTATGACGAGGCCTGTGCCTATGCTCTTAAGCTTGCAAAAGAAGATGGGATGACCTTTATACATCCCTTTGATGATGAAGTAGTTGCTACAGGACAGGGTACTATAGCAATGGAAATCTTCAAGGAGCTTCCAACTGTGGACTACATCCTTGTTCCAATCGGTGGAGGCGGACTCTGTGCAGGAGTATCTACCCTTGCGAAAATGCTTCATCCGGATGTAAAGATAATAGGTGTAGAACCTGCAGGAGCAGCCTGTATGAAGGCTTCTCTTGAGGCAGGAAAGGTCACCAGTCTTAAGAAGGTTGAGACCATAGCTGACGGTACAGCTGTAAGGACACCGGGAACCAATGTATTTCCATATATCCAAAAAAATGTTGATGAAATAATTACAATAGAGGATGAAGAACTTACACTAAACTTCCTTGATATGATAGAGAATCACAAGATGGTGGTTGAGAATTCAGGCCTGCTCACTGTTGCGGCCATAAACAAGCTCGGAGTAACAGGCAAGAAGGTCGTATCCATCATTAGTGGAGGTAATATTGATATAATTACAGTGTCTTCAATGGTTCAGCACGGACTGAGGCAGAGAGGAAGGATATTTACCGTTTCTGTACTTCTTCCTGACCGTCCCGGTGAGCTTGCAAGGGTTGCTGAGGTAATTGCAGAGCTAAAGGGCAATGTAATAAGGCTTGAACATAACCAGTTTGTAAATATCAATAGAAATGCGGCCGTAGAGCTCATTATCACGATGGAATCCTATGGCATGGAGCATAAGAAGGAAATAATTGACGGCCTGGGTAAGAAGGGCTACAAACCGAAAGAGGTGCAGTCTAAAGGAAGTCTTAATTAGCAGGACTTTGCACTTGCTTTTACTATGCATCACACATGAAAAAGGAGAATAAATGGGATATTTAAGCACTATCACATATGCAATGATACTGTTTCCGATTTTAGCGTTATTTATAACACTGCCTTATATGGTGATTAACTATCGTAAGTATGGTTCTGTAAATAAGCTTCGTACACTTATTTTAT
It contains:
- a CDS encoding CheR family methyltransferase; the encoded protein is MSDYESFKKQIYTLSSIDLDAYKEKQMKRRIDSLIAKNGFKTYDDYVKGLKTDKDLYDAFINYLTINVSEFWRNPEQWAILEKDIIPYLMKKDGKNIKIWSAACSTGDEPYSLVMLLLKFVPLNQIKIIATDIDNQVLEKAKMGVYSYNSVKGLPKELLEKHFTKLTATSYKINDDIKSRVEFKKHNLLKDPYPTGCSMIVCRNVVIYFTDEAKNEVFKKFHSVLKPEGVLFVGSTEQIIQSAAIGFKPQYSFFYIKQ
- the plsX gene encoding phosphate acyltransferase PlsX, with translation MIKVALDVMGGDNAPYEIVKGAVLAVNENKELKVYLVGQSAVVHDTLNRLRGEGLEINMNALEIIEASEVITNDEAPVMAIRKKKDSSISVAMRLVKEEKADAFVSAGSTGAVLVGGQLVVGRLKGVERSPLASLIPTQKGVSLLIDCGANVDSRSAHLIQYAVMGSIYMENVIGIKNPKVAIVNVGVEEEKGNALVKETFPLLKSRSDINFVGSIESRQIPYGDADVIVCDAFVGNAILKLFEGVAAVLLEEIKKGLLSTTMSKIGAMLSKKALKNTLSMFDATKHGGAPMLGLNGLVVKTHGNATHNEIKNALIQCISFKNQGINDKIKQYLSE
- the acpP gene encoding acyl carrier protein; the protein is MELDKIKEIVAGVLHVDENSITADTKFVDDLGADSLDLTSIVMEIEEQFGIEIPDDAIASIVTVGDAVEKLEEASER
- the rnc gene encoding ribonuclease III; this encodes MSLFIKPEKADKIEQTIGYEFKDRKLLTNAFSHSSFVNEKHLSKSDCNERMEFLGDAVLELATSEFLFNRHKDMQEGELTKLRARLVCEQALAYSAREMDLSDYLLLGHGEAITGGRNRDSILSDALEALIGAIYLDGGLTNAKEFIERHVLNDIEHKKLFFDSKTIFQEMVQSENLGTIKYKLLDEYGPDHDKKFKEAVYIGTREYGIGEGHTKKAAEQVAAYNGILKLKAERGEDSDVPKKC
- the smc gene encoding chromosome segregation protein SMC, coding for MYLKSVEIQGFKSFANKIVFSFESGITGIVGPNGSGKSNVADAVRWVLGEQSAKQLRGAKMEDVIFSGTEIRKAQSFAYVAITIDNSDKVLPIEYEEVTIARRVYRSGESEYLINGHNCRLKDVSELFLDTGIGKEGYSIIGQGQIEKIISGRPEDRRELFDEAAGITKFKKRKAESIKNLEEESANLARVNDIMSELEGRIGPLARQAEAAKLYLSYRDDLKKYEIINFTNEYDHLADAKSKAESDKALAENNLNEANTKYEGIKEEYEKLEALLNEKSGMIDETSNLIAENQVAREKADGELKLIKEQINSINKNSENNAERLKQAQLKLDNSTKEETEVNLKLNEIITKEDNFAKEESELNEELEAKLGLKANLEKEKEYKLSEKAGKDKEKAEAAGQIELYKANLEQNKIKKLELNQKILRNKETNDGLKSQYDSASEKINELTANLLKLEAVESDAKELIEKFTGDRAKKEKEVSDKQRVILGAKATLNSLMNMAEKYDGYGNAVKRIMEHKKEETGIIGVVADIIKVKPKYETAVETAIGGAIQNVVTDKEATAKRTITWLKENKLGRATFLPLDAMTLHNPGNFGGALNEEGIIGVAASLVEYEPKYAGLVSHILGRTLVADNMDSATRIARKYRYFLRIVTLDGEQLSPGGSISGGAFKNSSNLLGRAREIEEKKEGLVFLENEYEELKKELEGIRASLSDTKQSLAIYKENMSELKVSLNTEINARKQLEHRISETEQGLNEIKLDGINLDKERDFTEKEIKRLSAIIASDDKNEAQSVELDDIIKKIEETDRSIAEINAKINQSKIAESTVLTEKNFINENLVRINRDKQSAEEEISELKKQNEEIAVSLKEKQTEIEKLISEIENLAVEIEAAEKNKKALITEKDAISGSHKSFFNKREEIAELRASLDKEVYKLGGIIEKADASLEAMVGYMLEEYGVTYSEAVKNKVDTDEEYTSFTLKKMINNQKNLIKELGNVNIGAIEEYREVGSRYELLKTQAEDIIKAEDALRVVIEELDRRMREQFDERFKDINEQFNLAFEELFGGGKGRLELTEGEDILEAGIKIIAQPPGKKLQNMMQLSGGEKALTAIALLFAIQNLKPSPFCLLDEIEAALDDSNVTRFADYLHKLTKNTQFIVITHRRGTMNAADVLYGITMQEKGVSTMVSVNLIDADIK
- the ftsY gene encoding signal recognition particle-docking protein FtsY, whose translation is MGFFSKLAEGLTKTRNNIMNSVSNIFTGHDIIDDDFYEELEETLIMADLGITTTTSVIENLKDKVKELKIKDPADCKKLLMDSLKEQMQVKPDAYDFENKKSVVLMIGVNGVGKTTSVGKLASQLKNSGKKVLVAAADTFRAGAIEQLTEWARRSDVELIAQSEGSDPAAVVFDAVNAAKARNVDVLICDTAGRLHNKKNLMDELNKIYRIVSKEYPDAAVETLVVVDGTTGQNAKEQARQFSEAAPVNGIVLTKLDGTAKGGIAIAIESELSIPVKYIGIGEKIDDLQKFDAEQFVEALFNVEQYNQ
- the ilvA gene encoding threonine ammonia-lyase — encoded protein: MMTLEKFEEAAEAVKKVVNPTKLVYSEYFSAQSGNKVYLKPENMQYTGAYKVRGAYYKISTLSEEDRNKGLITASAGNHAQGVAYAAKLFGVKAIVVMPTTTPLIKVNRTKSYGAEVILYGDIYDEACAYALKLAKEDGMTFIHPFDDEVVATGQGTIAMEIFKELPTVDYILVPIGGGGLCAGVSTLAKMLHPDVKIIGVEPAGAACMKASLEAGKVTSLKKVETIADGTAVRTPGTNVFPYIQKNVDEIITIEDEELTLNFLDMIENHKMVVENSGLLTVAAINKLGVTGKKVVSIISGGNIDIITVSSMVQHGLRQRGRIFTVSVLLPDRPGELARVAEVIAELKGNVIRLEHNQFVNINRNAAVELIITMESYGMEHKKEIIDGLGKKGYKPKEVQSKGSLN